TGAAAATGATAAGAAGAATCCTATTTATATTTATATTAACAAGAATTATCCTGTTAAAACTCCCAAAGTTCTCAAATCATCCAAATCAATAATACAAAAAAGCAAATTAGAAGAATTTCGACGATTCTATTTGGACTATGAAGATTATTACTCCCCAGAATTGATCCCATTTTTAGTTCATAACTTTGAGGAACTTGAGCGTCAACTTATAGAGAGCGATTTAAAGTATGTAAAGCATGTTTTAGTTATGATTCTTGAAAACTATAATCCGGATAATTTCAGGATAATTATTGATGAAGTTAGTAAAAACCGAATCACTTTTAGTTTAAATCAAGAAACCTGGTTCCAAATTGAACTGTATTTTAATGCAGCATATCTTATTGGTGAAACAGGTCTGATAATGCAACATAGAGATAAGCTGCTTAAAACACTTCCAAGAATCGATGTTTCTGAATATCAACAAAAGGATGTACTACAAAATATAATCAGACTAATTGCCCCTATAACCACGGAGGATGAAGGAATCATTTATAATTTCTGTATTAAAAGAACAGATGATATGCTAGCATTGAGCTCTCATACCTTAGCAGAGGTAGCTATACATTTTAAACTACATCTACTCAATCCAGTACTTCTAATGCTTATAGAGAATCAGAAGATCCAAATTTTTGAAAAAGAAGAAGTATTGAGAGCATTTGGCTCCCTTTCTAAGGGAGAAAATGATTATAACGCTTTAAAACGTATTGTTAAATTGCGAAAATATGATTCCAGTCTTAAAGATATTGCTAATGCTGCATTAATCACTAATTACCAAGACCGAAATGCAATTATTTGGCGATTTAATGAATTACAAAAGAGGTTGAGGCCTTTTGACATGGATTTCAGATATAATGGTGCAAGACCTGTAAGTGAATTTGAGAGAGAAATGGATCGTCCTGAATTTCCTAAATGTTTTTATGGAATCATAAATGACTTAATCTATAATAATATGCTTAACCTTCTGACATTTTCATTCTCTATAAGAAATGATAAATTAAAAGTCAGATACAGTAATTATTTACAACAGATAGTATATAATTATTTTAAAACGTTTATAAATACTAAAGTACTCGCTGATCTAAAAAAGACAGTATCTCAATTTCCTGAAGTTTCACAAACATATTCCTTTAATTTCCATATAGATGAATTAATCAAGGATTTCTCTAGTCAAAGTAAGAAGCAAGAACCATTTATCACTGCAGTGCATAGCTTAAATCATATTTTGAAAAAGATCTACTTACCAGTAAATAGTAATGCAGAACTGCGAGAAATAATTTTAAACGTTGTTAATACGGATATCAAAAATCTTATAGAAAATGAGGGGTTTTATAAATTGGCAGGAGAAGTTAATGAAAAAAAAGTAGGAGAGGTGACTATCCAAAAAACTTTGAAGATAGCTTTAGAGAAGGCTTTGATGGATAGGGGGCTAAGAAAGTCAGATATTTTTAGAGAGGTAGAAAGCTATGATGGATTAAAATATGATTATCTTAAGTATAAAGTTAGCCTAACCCTATAGCAACCTCAAACGTGCATAAACCCAATGTGGGAAATTCCGAAAAATCGAGCTTAAGTAAGACAGCAGATACGTTATAAATGCTCAAACCTTGTTGATAATAATATTGAAGGGTAAATTCATCATCAGAATTTGCCATATTTAAATTTGACAGCATATTGGCTTCTTGAGCTGTTTCAGGCAACAACTTGATCAATACTTTGGTGTTTGCGAGTGTTTTATGTTGGTATTTCATATTTTTTACATAAATGTAAGAAATTCAAATTATTTTAACGATTATAATTTGAAGGATGAAAACCTAATCTAGTTTGGCTTTCATTGACTCTTTATTGCCCGAATTTCATTTTCCTATGGAACTCCTAATAAAAATGAAGGGGGTTCTTTTTTTCTATATTGGACCCGAAAAGGTTAACTCTATTATTATTGTTCTGGTTTTAAGATATAATGAAGTGAATAATGTAATAAGTTCTTTAACCTTTTATTTCGGCTTTAGTTGACATAGGATTATATTGCTTATTTATTTCAGTGGTTCAATACCTTTTATTCGATGCCATATAGATTAATTATTGGTATGGATAAACCTTTGTTTTTAAGATGGGGAATGAGTATCTCCTCAGCTTTTACAAAAAATGATTTGACAGAAAACCCTATTAAATTGATTTTATATTTTTCATCAAACCACTTAAGATTCGATTTTATCTATTTAGGTCTTGTATCAGGTGTGTCTAACTTTATCATCAAACTTTCGATTTCCTTTTTCAACCATTTCTCTAAAGTCACGGCTTGGAGACAGATTTTTATATTCAAGGCTGTAAAGTATTTTTTCGTTTTGATAGATGATTATTACATGATAATATATAGGTGTGGGTTTCGACTACCTGAGGCAGATACTAAACACTTCAGGTTTGTTTTAATCCTGCGGGTTATCTTCCAGATATAGTAGCCTGCTTAGTAAAATCATGTGTCTGTTTAATCTTCATGGCGAAATGTCATAGTTTTCAAATCCCTCAGTATTAGTTTCTATACCTTTTTTCCAAAGTGCTAAAATTTAATTGCAACGTCAAAATCATTGCTTGAAAATGGTCTCTCAATAGTTTTGACCGATTTAAATAATTCCGCATTACTTAATGCATCATAAGGTGTATTTTGCTTAAATGAAATAATACCTATGGCATTAATAAAGCCGCCAATTCTAGTGGATTAAATATTGATCTCTTGCGGAAAAACTTCAGCAACATTCCTGGGTGCATCCTTTCTTTGCTCTTCATTACCAGTAGAAAATGCTTTTGGAATGCATCCAAAGAATGTTTGACCTGCCCCTTTATCTTTTTTTTGTGAAATGGAAGCAATATTAAATTAACATCTTCTAGATGTTAATCTATCCAACGATCCGCGGTTAAATGTATTTTTGTGTCAATTAATTCATTTTTTCAACATTATTAAAACCGCACTATTTGGAGATTTCGGCATTATTAATCATTCAGTTTAGAAAATCGGTAACGATTTAATTCGGGTAATATTGACTATTTGAATGTTAAAATGATAAGCCTCAAATCAATTTTTTTTTGTTTTCATGGTTGTGGTCAAAGTGGTCAATTCGCCTTGGATTCGAATAGTCTCAATTCCCGAATTCTCCATCTAAGCATAGATTAGGCATTAAGGAAAAACGAGTTGCCATTTTATATTTAACGTGAACTTTTAAAAGATATTGGGGATTAGACAAACAAATACTCCTCTAATAGCAGAAAATAATTAAATTTACTGTATGATTAGTGTTTTTAAAAATTTTTACGATAGACCTGTTTCTCTTAACATAAAAGAGTTGAATATTTTTTATAAAGACCTTTCGGTATTTATAGAAACAAATCCTACTATGAAACTCAAAGATTTTCCTAATTCCATTGTTAAGAAATACTCTAAGCCAGACGTGAAAAAGGCATTATCTCAACTGTATAATCATAAATGTGCATATTGTGAGCAAAAAACTGATCTAACCATAGAACACTATCGACCAAAGACGAAATATTCATGGTTGTCTTTAGAGTGGAGTAACATGCTCCCCGTATGTTATAACTGCAGCAGAAATCGAACAGATAAGTTTTTGATTAAAGGCAAAGAGATAAATATGGCACAAATTCAATTTGTTGACAATTCTTTGATTGCTAATATGCCAATTTTCAAAAATGAACAACCCTTGCTACTTCATCCTGAAGTTGATTCTCCTGAAAATCACATCTCATTTGACTCAAATGGAAATGCTGTAGGACGTACAGAAAAAGGGCGTTATACAATCGACGTGTACTCTTTAAATCGTGATTTACTTATACAGAAAAGAAGCTCAATCGTTTCTACTTTACAAGATGAATTAAGAGAATTAGTAAAAGATTTTTTTCAGAGCACTTTTGTATTAAATGGTGATTATTTTGTTTCCAAAATTGGTAAAGATTTTGAAAATTTTTATAAAAGACTTTACAAATTGCAGAGTCCTACATCTGAATTCACTTCGCTTTATAGATCTATTTGGGAGAAGGATTTAATTGAAAATGTATCCTTTGTAGATGATCAGGAGTATAATAATCATATATATCACCAATTGCTCATATGGAAGAAGATTTTTGTCCTTAATAGAAATAAACTAATTAAAACTAAATTCAAATCAGCAATAGTGGGATTTGAACTTCAGAATTTTGAAGGTATTAGACATATCTCTTTATCAGAAATTGACGCTTCTACTCGGTGGATATTTCTCACTGGAGAAAATGGCTATGGGAAAACTTCAATTTTAAAAGCAATAGCTGTTGGGTTAGTAGGAAGACAGAAAGCTGATGATGAGGCACGATTTAAAATTGATGTGCTGTCACCTTCCACAGTTCGGTATCGAAAAAGTGTTGATGATAAAGATTATTACGATATTAACCAATTTATTTGGCAAAATGATATGTATAAACCTTATACAAGTCTAGCGGTATATGGCGCAAATAGAACTCAGATGTCGGACAATTATAAAAATCCTAGTGAGGAAAATGTTCTAGATAGTATTTTTGGTG
The genomic region above belongs to Sphingobacterium zeae and contains:
- a CDS encoding AAA family ATPase; this encodes MISVFKNFYDRPVSLNIKELNIFYKDLSVFIETNPTMKLKDFPNSIVKKYSKPDVKKALSQLYNHKCAYCEQKTDLTIEHYRPKTKYSWLSLEWSNMLPVCYNCSRNRTDKFLIKGKEINMAQIQFVDNSLIANMPIFKNEQPLLLHPEVDSPENHISFDSNGNAVGRTEKGRYTIDVYSLNRDLLIQKRSSIVSTLQDELRELVKDFFQSTFVLNGDYFVSKIGKDFENFYKRLYKLQSPTSEFTSLYRSIWEKDLIENVSFVDDQEYNNHIYHQLLIWKKIFVLNRNKLIKTKFKSAIVGFELQNFEGIRHISLSEIDASTRWIFLTGENGYGKTSILKAIAVGLVGRQKADDEARFKIDVLSPSTVRYRKSVDDKDYYDINQFIWQNDMYKPYTSLAVYGANRTQMSDNYKNPSEENVLDSIFGEKTELLNVERFLIDTYDRPELKRKFESIVIALKKVVPQLSDIFIDTSRDILEVKYKECTEEGDNFLPVSFNELATGMKAVLAMVGDILCRFMINKPIDDTRDIKGIVIIDEIDIHLHPKWQKALPTLLSDVFPDVQFIASTHSAIPLLGAPKDSVFLKVNRSLAFGVQLERLSWFEENLPNMLPNVNLYI